One part of the Glycine max cultivar Williams 82 chromosome 14, Glycine_max_v4.0, whole genome shotgun sequence genome encodes these proteins:
- the LOC100780317 gene encoding uncharacterized protein has product MLFEMDLRHFRSEFLPTTLNPSSTYLQFSPLRPLHKTLNLKFQSQKRFAVVSFSQRPKTISEFSILGQNSWCTRDLRSYAGRSKKSGGAGSSGGRIEGNAEFRRRLKRNARARSKKYAESLFYRLKNPKGGGNYPDNFTEDELQQIGLGYDRMVRFMEKDDPNLRHPYDWYKYGQYGPYSWRGVVVGEPVRGRFSDECVTIISEVKDHEEWEQIEQGEMAEEYGEKLKQLDQSKLKYFWVFVRHPRWRISELPWQQWTLVSEVVLEAGKQRLDKWNLMGRLGNKARSSIGQCAAWMRPDIVYVKKPVFQCRFEPQDDFFKPIIPFLNPKTEQDFLFELENDDGSVELCTYFGGLCKIVKVNQKAFVDDVVNAYQKLSDEKKSKCLEFLLKNHPVELLHPYTKEWKAKLEEMELGCDAPDEEDDAIVDDPDETEVLDWIEDEGSDDDTNITDDDEDEEELIDDDDDDGDEDQDLVMDMEESEDGKFHAMEEDTLDEDEKDFNWNEEFQKALSSGEAMENLAKKALEFNKKLNKNQFMMNKVEEETALSVDGDETALRGKRAKVSQEEWKYIGVGPWRKKIKKSKIPPELFLRAVVRPFTYRNLVKEIVLTRHAILDGEIGA; this is encoded by the coding sequence ATGCTTTTTGAGATGGATCTCAGGCATTTTAGAAGTGAATTCTTGCCCACAACACTTAATCCATCTTCAACCTACCTCCAATTTTCTCCCCTTAGACCTTTGCACAAAACCCTAAACCTAAAATTCCAATCACAGAAACGCTTTGCAGTTGTTTCATTCTCCCAAAGGCCTAAAACAATTAGTGAATTCTCAATTTTGGGGCAGAATTCATGGTGCACAAGGGACCTCAGATCTTATGCTGGCCGTAGCAAGAAGTCTGGTGGTGCTGGCTCCTCTGGCGGTCGAATTGAAGGCAATGCCGAGTTCCGGAGACGGTTGAAGCGCAATGCCAGGGCAAGAAGCAAGAAGTACGCCGAGTCTCTATTCTACCGGCTGAAAAACCCGAAGGGGGGTGGGAACTATCCCGATAACTTCACCGAGGATGAGCTCCAACAAATTGGCCTCGGCTATGATCGAATGGTCCGGTTCATGGAGAAGGATGACCCAAATTTACGTCATCCGTATGATTGGTACAAATATGGTCAATATGGACCCTATTCTTGGCGTGGAGTTGTTGTTGGCGAGCCAGTTCGGGGTCGGTTCTCCGATGAGTGTGTGACAATAATCAGTGAAGTGAAGGACCATGAGGAGTGGGAGCAGATTGAACAAGGTGAAATGGCTGAAGAGTATGGGGAAAAATTGAAGCAGCTGGATCAAAgtaaattaaagtatttttgggTATTTGTAAGGCACCCAAGATGGAGAATTTCAGAGCTTCCTTGGCAACAATGGACGTTAGTTAGCGAAGTAGTGCTTGAAGCTGGTAAGCAGAGATTAGATAAGTGGAATTTGATGGGTAGACTTGGGAACAAGGCTAGGTCATCGATAGGGCAATGTGCTGCATGGATGAGACCTGATATTGTATATGTGAAGAAGCCAGTTTTCCAGTGTAGGTTTGAGCCACAGGATGACTTTTTCAAGCCAATAATTCCATTTCTGAATCCTAAAACAGAACAGGATTTTCTTTTTGAGTTAGAGAATGATGATGGTAGTGTTGAGTTGTGTACTTATTTTGGTGGATTGTGTAAGATTGTGAAGGTAAATCAAAAGGCATTTGTCGATGATGTGGTGAATGCATATCAGAAATTGAGTGATGAGAAAAAGTCAAAATGTTTGGAGTTTCTGTTGAAAAATCATCCAGTGGAATTGTTGCATCCATATACTAAAGAGTGGAAGGCTAAGTTGGAAGAGATGGAGCTGGGTTGTGATGCTCctgatgaagaagatgatgcTATTGTTGATGATCCCGATGAAACTGAAGTTCTAGATTGGATTGAGGATGAAGGTAGTGATGATGATACTAACATTACCGATGACGATGAGGATGAAGAGGAGCtgattgatgatgatgatgatgatggcgATGAAGACCAAGATCTAGTCATGGACATGGAAGAAAGTGAAGATGGAAAATTTCATGCCATGGAAGAGGATACACTTGATGAGGATGAGAAGGACTTTAACTGGAATGAGGAGTTCCAAAAGGCATTAAGTAGTGGAGAAGCAATGGAGAATCTGGCAAAGAAGGCTCTTGAGTTCAATAAGAAGTTGAATAAGAATCAATTTATGATGAACAAAGTAGAGGAAGAAACAGCGCTCTCAGTAGATGGAGACGAAACTGCCTTGAGAGGCAAGCGAGCAAAGGTCAGTCAAGAAGAGTGGAAGTATATTGGAGTTGGTCCATGGAGAAAAAAGATTAAGAAGAGCAAAATTCCTCCAGAGCTATTTTTGCGAGCGGTTGTTAGACCATTCACTTACAGAAATCTTGTTAAAGAGATTGTTTTAACTAGGCATGCAATTTTGGATGGTGAAATTGGTGCCTAA
- the LOC100786553 gene encoding probable methyltransferase PMT11, protein MKASISSNGDFLKIAFFFLFVAFTFFFVGKHFSDSSSQQLIFFSATTAAASTTTTAEVTISPNFNQFFNVAALIEAQTPKTNPSQQPPPPPPPPELLDTIKRFGILNDNGTMSDDFEIGHFEEGLPEDWGNDTVVEDSVSAPRIAVSKFGMCPRGMSEHIPCLDNAGAIRRLKSTQRGENFERHCPEEGKRLNCLVPPPKGYRPPIPWPRSRDEVWYNNVPHTRLVEDKGGQNWITRGKDKFRFPGGGTQFIHGADQYLDHISEMVPDIKFGQNIRVALDVGCGVASFGAYLLSRNVITMSVAPKDVHENQIQFALERGVPAMVAAYATKRLLYPSQAFDLIHCSRCRINWTRDDGILLLEVNRMLRAGGYFVWAAQPVYKHEEVLEEQWKEMLNLTTRLCWKLLKKDGYVAIWQKPSENSCYLNREARTQPPLCDQSDDPDNVWYVNLKPCISQLPENGYGANVARWPVRLHTPPDRLQSIKFDAFISRNELFRAESKYWHEIIGGYVRALRWKKMRLRNVMDMRAGFGGFAAALIDQSMDSWVMNVVPISGPNTLPVIYDRGLIGVMHDWCEPFDTYPRTYDLLHAANLLSVEKKRCNLSSIMLEMDRILRPGGRAYIRDTLAIMDELIEIGKAMGWQVSLRDTAEGPHASYRVLVCDKHLR, encoded by the exons ATGAAGGCCTCAATCTCCAGCAATGGCGATTTTCTCAAGATCGcgttcttcttcctcttcgtGGCCTTCACGTTCTTCTTCGTCGGCAAGCACTTCTCCGACAGCTCCTCCCAGCAGCTAATCTTCTTCTCCGCCACCACCGCCGCCGCCTCCACTACCACCACCGCCGAGGTCACCATATCCCCCAACTTCAACCAATTCTTTAACGTCGCCGCCCTAATCGAAGCCCAGACCCCCAAAACCAACCCCTCCCAacaacctcctccccctccCCCTCCGCCGGAGCTTCTCGACACGATCAAGCGCTTCGGCATCCTCAATGACAACGGCACCATGTCCGACGACTTCGAGATCGGGCATTTCGAGGAGGGGTTGCCGGAGGATTGGGGAAACGACACCGTCGTCGAGGATTCCGTCTCCGCTCCCAGAATCGCTGTGAGCAAGTTCGGGATGTGTCCGCGCGGCATGAGCGAGCATATACCGTGTTTGGATAACGCCGGCGCGATTCGGAGACTCAAGTCGACGCAGAGAGGGGAGAATTTCGAGAGGCATTGTCCGGAAGAGGGGAAACGACTCAATTGCTTGGTTCCGCCGCCTAAGGGATACCGTCCTCCTATTCCGTGGCCCAGAAGCCGCGATGAG GTCTGGTACAATAATGTTCCTCACACTCGTCTTGTTGAAGATAAAGGGGGTCAAAACTGGATTACCAGAGGCAAGGATAAGTTCAGGTTTCCTGGGGGTGGTACGCAATTTATACATGGAGCAGATCAATACTTAGACCATATTTCTGAG ATGGTTCCTGATATTAAGTTTGGGCAGAATATAAGAGTTGCTCTTGATGTCGGCTGTGGTGTAGCTAGTTTTGGCGCATACTTGTTGTCGCGAAATGTCATAACCATGTCTGTTGCTCCCAAGGATGTTCATGAGAATCAGATCCAGTTTGCTCTTGAGCGTGGTGTGCCGGCAATGGTGGCTGCATATGCAACTAAGCGTTTATTATATCCAAGTCAAGCTTTTGACTTGATACATTGTTCACGCTGTAGAATTAATTGGACTCGAGATG ATGGTATTTTGCTGCTAGAAGTTAATAGGATGCTAAGGGCAGGAGGGTACTTTGTTTGGGCTGCCCAACCGGTTTATAAACATGAGGAAGTTTTAGAAGAACAATGGAAAG AGATGCTTAATCTTACTACTCGTCTATGCTGGAAGTTATTGAAAAAAGATGGGTATGTCGCAATATGGCAGAAACCTTCTGAAAATAGCTGCTATCTAAACCGTGAGGCAAGAACTCAACCACCACTGTGTGACCAAAGTGATGACCCCGACAATGTTTG GTATGTTAATCTAAAACCATGCATCTCTCAATTGCCTGAGAATGGATATGGAGCAAATGTTGCCCGATGGCCTGTACGCTTGCATACACCACCTGATAGGCTTCAAAGCATAAAATTTGATGCTTTCATATCCAGAAATGAGCTTTTTAGGGCAGAATCAAAATATTGGCATGAGATAATAGGAGGCTATGTACGTGCTTTACGctggaagaagatgagattAAGAAATGTTATGGACATGAGAGCTGGTTTTGGAGG ATTTGCAGCTGCACTGATTGATCAGAGTATGGACAGCTGGGTTATGAATGTTGTTCCTATTAGTGGTCCAAACACCTTGCCTGTCATATATGACCGTGGGCTGATTGGAGTTATGCATGACTG GTGTGAACCATTTGACACCTACCCGAGAACCTATGATTTACTGCATGCTGCAAACCTGCTTTCTGTTGAGAAGAAAAG ATGCAATTTGTCATCAATTATGCTTGAGATGGATCGGATACTAAGGCCCGGTGGAAGAGCATACATACGTGATACTCTTGCCATCATGGATGAGCTTATAGAGATTGGCAAGGCTATGGGCTGGCAAGTGTCATTGCGAGATACAGCTGAGGGTCCTCATGCAAGTTATAGGGTCTTGGTTTGTGATAAGCACCTTCGTTAA